The following proteins are encoded in a genomic region of Paenibacillus sp. FSL R7-0273:
- the qoxD gene encoding cytochrome aa3 quinol oxidase subunit IV: MIKQLFPIRHVMGYLASLVLSAAALIVIYGDLSHTANVVVLTVTALIQASLQLFVFMHIGESADTKKELYLNIAYALFVGLITLFGTLFIFVWGWYA, from the coding sequence ATGATAAAGCAACTGTTTCCGATCCGCCATGTGATGGGCTATCTGGCCTCGCTGGTCCTTTCAGCCGCTGCGCTGATTGTCATTTACGGCGATCTGTCCCATACAGCCAATGTGGTGGTATTGACGGTCACTGCACTTATCCAGGCTTCCCTGCAGCTGTTTGTGTTCATGCACATCGGCGAATCGGCAGATACCAAGAAAGAGCTTTACCTCAACATCGCCTATGCTTTGTTCGTAGGTCTGATCACCCTTTTCGGTACCCTCTTCATCTTCGTATGGGGCTGGTACGCTTAA
- a CDS encoding ABC transporter ATP-binding protein, which translates to MIEMRGVSKIFQGEKAVDCLSLTVRQGTIYGLLGSNGAGKTTLLKTLAGIYRPDEGTVTVGGEPVFEAPDIKRRNIFMPDSPYFFPQASVRSMAAFYRSVYPSWSEKRFEELGTAFKLDRKRKLSRFSKGMQRQAALWLALSCTPEVLIMDEPIDGLDPVMRRQIKNLLFQEVADRGLTVLISSHNLREIEDLCDHVGIMHGGRMLVEKELDDLKADTHKIQVAFRDQRHAGALEAKLQILHQEQRGSVSLYIVKGDRERIAQAFHVYEPYVFDLLPLTLEEIFIYEMGDAGYDAQPILL; encoded by the coding sequence ATGATTGAGATGCGCGGGGTAAGTAAAATCTTTCAGGGGGAAAAGGCGGTCGACTGCCTCTCGCTGACTGTACGGCAAGGAACGATCTACGGCCTGCTCGGGTCAAATGGTGCAGGCAAAACCACACTGCTGAAAACACTTGCCGGGATTTACCGGCCTGATGAAGGGACAGTTACAGTCGGCGGCGAGCCGGTCTTTGAAGCACCTGATATCAAGCGGAGGAATATTTTTATGCCGGACAGCCCGTATTTTTTCCCGCAGGCGTCGGTACGGAGTATGGCTGCATTTTACAGGTCGGTCTATCCTTCGTGGAGTGAGAAGCGCTTTGAGGAGCTGGGTACAGCTTTTAAGCTGGACCGGAAGCGGAAGCTCAGCAGATTCTCCAAGGGGATGCAGCGCCAGGCGGCTCTTTGGCTTGCACTGAGCTGTACGCCGGAGGTGCTGATTATGGACGAGCCGATTGACGGGCTTGATCCGGTCATGCGCCGGCAGATCAAGAATCTGCTGTTCCAGGAGGTGGCTGACCGCGGCCTCACTGTCCTGATCTCCTCGCACAATCTGCGGGAAATTGAAGATCTGTGTGACCATGTGGGCATTATGCACGGCGGCCGGATGCTGGTGGAGAAGGAGCTGGATGACCTGAAGGCGGACACGCATAAAATCCAGGTGGCCTTCCGCGATCAGCGCCACGCCGGCGCGCTTGAAGCGAAGCTGCAGATCCTCCATCAGGAGCAGCGGGGCAGTGTCAGCCTGTATATTGTTAAGGGAGACCGTGAGCGGATCGCACAGGCTTTTCATGTATATGAGCCGTATGTATTTGATCTGCTGCCGCTGACGCTTGAAGAAATCTTTATTTATGAAATGGGGGATGCCGGATATGATGCGCAGCCGATTCTTCTTTAA
- a CDS encoding polysaccharide deacetylase, with the protein MSLFVCFGVLYTPASAAGAGVSLKLGVNDKLTEIEAVPVQGSYYIPLRALSTELNWTITGQTDGIAVAAGGKSARLLNNNGGLKLQDGTVVPVDSFLRNGSLMVPVKISSYLGYSITFQGDKYLLRVRDASAALSDKAFVEKYGDKLKPQAVSTPAPSGDNAVKGRTLYLTFDDGPSATTAQLLDILDKYEVKATFFMLGPNMNRYPAQVKRTQKNGHGLGLHGMTHRKEKFYASPAAALAEMTADNAVLKKISGAETTLIRPPYGSKPYFTKNFRDKVLNQGYHLWDWNVDSEDWRYKEDSDKIYNSVMSQVHKLQSSKTNPVILLHDQKATLKVLPRLLETFKKEGYSFAVITKDMKPLNFWNDER; encoded by the coding sequence ATGTCTTTATTTGTATGTTTTGGTGTGCTGTATACTCCAGCAAGCGCTGCAGGAGCGGGCGTCAGCCTGAAGCTGGGTGTGAATGACAAGCTGACTGAAATTGAGGCTGTCCCGGTTCAGGGGAGCTACTACATTCCGCTGCGTGCGCTATCAACGGAGCTGAACTGGACAATTACCGGCCAGACAGACGGAATCGCGGTTGCAGCCGGCGGCAAATCCGCCCGTCTGCTTAATAATAACGGCGGACTTAAGCTGCAGGATGGAACGGTTGTGCCGGTGGACAGCTTTTTACGGAATGGCAGTCTGATGGTTCCGGTGAAAATAAGCAGCTACCTCGGATATAGCATAACCTTTCAGGGAGATAAATATTTACTGAGAGTACGGGATGCTTCAGCAGCACTGAGTGACAAGGCCTTCGTAGAGAAATATGGCGATAAGCTGAAGCCTCAGGCTGTCAGTACGCCTGCTCCCTCCGGGGACAATGCGGTTAAAGGGCGGACCCTGTACCTGACCTTTGATGACGGGCCGTCCGCAACCACCGCGCAGCTGCTGGATATCCTGGACAAATATGAGGTTAAGGCCACCTTCTTCATGCTCGGGCCGAACATGAACCGTTATCCTGCCCAGGTTAAGCGGACTCAGAAGAACGGGCACGGACTCGGGCTGCACGGGATGACCCACCGCAAGGAGAAGTTTTACGCTTCACCGGCAGCAGCGCTGGCTGAAATGACAGCAGACAATGCCGTGCTGAAGAAAATCAGCGGGGCAGAAACGACGCTCATCCGTCCCCCATACGGCAGTAAGCCATACTTCACCAAGAACTTTCGGGACAAGGTGCTGAATCAGGGCTACCACCTGTGGGACTGGAATGTCGATTCAGAGGACTGGCGGTACAAGGAAGACAGCGATAAGATCTATAACTCGGTTATGAGCCAAGTGCACAAGCTGCAGTCCTCCAAGACCAACCCAGTAATTCTGCTGCACGACCAAAAGGCCACATTGAAGGTGCTGCCGCGCCTGCTGGAGACCTTCAAGAAGGAAGGCTACAGCTTTGCTGTAATCACCAAGGATATGAAGCCGCTAAATTTCTGGAATGATGAGCGGTAA
- a CDS encoding DUF6449 domain-containing protein, whose protein sequence is MMRSRFFFNSSVIRQNLRQHGWIGIIYSLVLLFALPLQLFLNDDPNPERRSLDNLFFIGGEIQMLFSVTVPVAAALFLFRYLQAKASSDLWHSLPLRREHLLVSHTVSGLILVLTPVWLTAAVTGIVRTLDGNMYIYSWADVGKWCLTLTVLTLFLFIFSVFVGICTGQSVLQGVVIYVLLALPAVLLMLVNEHFSMYLYGYPAWYGLGGRNDVWSPLLHMIYVKTNPFTAGYLWLYSALSVLLFALSFLLYRKRHGEKAGQAIAFTYFNPLFKAGVMLCAMLLSGTYFAHLRYQQLGWIIAGHLIGALVGYIAAEMLIRKTWLILTRKASLEFAAYAALLGLVLYVPVSGLTGYEKRVPAADKVEGVFASDNYSTYDAYWNNAHPFTDKVNPFIKDKDYVEAVRMLHQAMTSARPRPQGGEYREFYLTYKLDNGRTLNRSYQVPVAGFEPELRTVMESQGYKSTLYRLFQLDKEIEGIRFSHYNKALIISNPQEVNELKEILKREIMNMSYEDQMGGQRSYSSIQIIGKPDPDYPYFSDYEWKHSFSELTEWLEQRGYADKIRITPADVKSAEIIPNEYAGRFSGNDRYDPERHLELARTENRLAAVQDAAAIKDILDRGRYYTNSEGGYLVKLEFKEGRRDYITLREEDLTPAIQAFLP, encoded by the coding sequence ATGATGCGCAGCCGATTCTTCTTTAACAGCAGTGTCATCCGCCAGAACTTGCGCCAGCACGGCTGGATCGGAATTATTTACTCGCTCGTCCTGTTATTTGCGCTGCCGCTGCAGCTGTTTTTGAATGATGATCCCAATCCGGAGCGCCGGTCTCTAGACAATCTGTTCTTCATTGGCGGGGAGATCCAGATGCTGTTCTCCGTTACGGTGCCGGTTGCGGCAGCCCTGTTCCTGTTCCGTTATCTGCAGGCCAAAGCGTCCTCCGACCTGTGGCACAGCCTGCCGCTGCGCCGGGAACACCTGCTGGTGTCGCATACCGTAAGCGGATTGATTCTGGTACTCACACCTGTCTGGCTGACTGCTGCAGTCACCGGAATTGTGAGGACACTTGATGGCAACATGTATATTTACTCCTGGGCGGACGTGGGGAAATGGTGCCTGACGCTGACGGTCCTTACGCTGTTCCTGTTTATTTTCAGTGTGTTTGTCGGTATCTGTACCGGCCAATCCGTGCTTCAGGGGGTAGTGATCTATGTTCTTCTGGCTCTGCCCGCCGTGCTGCTTATGCTGGTGAATGAACATTTCAGCATGTACCTGTATGGGTACCCTGCATGGTACGGATTAGGCGGCCGGAATGATGTCTGGTCCCCGCTGCTGCATATGATCTATGTCAAAACCAATCCGTTCACTGCCGGCTATCTGTGGCTTTATTCGGCACTGTCCGTCCTTTTGTTTGCCCTGTCCTTTCTGCTGTACCGTAAACGCCATGGGGAGAAGGCGGGGCAGGCGATCGCGTTCACGTACTTTAATCCGCTGTTCAAGGCGGGGGTCATGCTCTGTGCCATGCTACTCTCCGGCACTTATTTCGCTCATCTCCGGTACCAGCAGCTTGGCTGGATTATCGCAGGGCACCTGATCGGTGCTCTGGTCGGTTACATTGCTGCGGAGATGCTCATCCGTAAAACGTGGCTGATTCTGACCCGCAAGGCATCGCTGGAGTTTGCTGCATATGCGGCACTGCTGGGGCTTGTGCTGTATGTTCCGGTGTCCGGGCTCACCGGCTATGAGAAACGGGTGCCGGCTGCGGATAAGGTAGAGGGCGTGTTTGCTTCAGATAATTATTCAACATACGATGCCTACTGGAACAATGCACATCCCTTTACAGACAAAGTGAATCCCTTCATCAAGGATAAGGACTACGTTGAAGCTGTCCGCATGCTGCATCAGGCCATGACAAGCGCTAGGCCTCGTCCGCAGGGAGGGGAATACCGTGAATTTTATCTGACTTACAAGCTGGATAACGGCCGGACATTGAACCGGTCCTACCAGGTTCCCGTAGCCGGCTTTGAACCGGAGCTGCGCACAGTGATGGAGAGCCAGGGGTATAAAAGCACATTGTATAGACTTTTCCAGCTTGATAAAGAGATAGAGGGCATACGTTTCAGTCATTATAACAAGGCGCTTATTATCTCCAATCCGCAGGAGGTTAACGAGCTTAAAGAGATATTGAAACGGGAAATTATGAATATGAGCTATGAAGACCAGATGGGCGGGCAACGTTCTTATTCAAGCATTCAGATTATAGGCAAGCCGGATCCAGACTATCCTTACTTCTCCGATTACGAGTGGAAGCATTCCTTCAGTGAGCTGACGGAGTGGCTTGAGCAGCGGGGTTACGCAGACAAAATCCGTATTACTCCGGCAGATGTGAAATCAGCAGAGATTATTCCGAACGAATATGCCGGCCGATTCAGCGGCAATGACCGTTATGATCCCGAACGCCACTTGGAATTGGCACGCACGGAGAACCGTTTAGCTGCAGTTCAGGATGCGGCAGCGATTAAAGATATCCTTGACCGGGGACGATATTATACTAACTCTGAGGGTGGTTATCTGGTGAAGCTGGAATTCAAAGAAGGAAGAAGAGATTATATCACGCTGCGGGAAGAGGATCTGACTCCGGCAATTCAAGCATTTCTTCCGTAA
- the qoxA gene encoding cytochrome aa3 quinol oxidase subunit II produces MKKKGPLYALFLALLVILPGCSSLAVLNPKGPAARTLSDTIILSIVVMAFVLAVVYILYIFVLVKYRAKKSNEGYIPEHEEGNKVLEAIWIIIPIIIVAFLSVVTVKSTHAVENVASEYKDQAPLVIYASSSNWKWHFSYPEEGIETVNYVNIPVHRAVEFRLYSFGTITSFWVPQLAGQKYAMSDMLTYLNLSGDTVGSYIGKNSNFSGKGFAHMEFETLVMTDADYQDWVKEVKETAPALTEDEFKGLLAAEHLGRKTYSSTHLEFSPPPGDHSEHMSGHGTETDMHNGGEEHEDNKEIHPSPAPSSQTEFDSNPAPEVEEPLPSSPVEEHTHE; encoded by the coding sequence ATGAAAAAAAAGGGACCGTTATACGCTTTGTTTCTCGCCCTGCTCGTTATTCTTCCGGGATGCAGTTCGCTCGCCGTACTGAATCCTAAGGGCCCGGCTGCACGGACGTTATCTGACACCATTATCCTCTCAATCGTGGTGATGGCGTTTGTCCTGGCAGTTGTCTACATCTTATATATCTTCGTCCTGGTGAAATACCGGGCAAAGAAGAGCAATGAAGGCTACATTCCTGAACATGAGGAGGGCAACAAGGTCCTTGAAGCGATCTGGATTATTATCCCGATTATCATCGTAGCCTTTTTGTCCGTTGTGACTGTAAAGTCCACTCATGCGGTAGAGAATGTTGCAAGCGAGTATAAGGATCAGGCTCCGCTTGTCATCTATGCCTCCTCCTCCAACTGGAAATGGCATTTCAGCTATCCTGAGGAAGGCATTGAAACGGTAAACTACGTGAACATCCCGGTTCACCGTGCAGTAGAATTCAGACTGTACTCCTTCGGGACGATCACCAGCTTCTGGGTTCCGCAGCTGGCCGGACAGAAATACGCGATGAGCGACATGCTCACCTACCTTAACCTCTCCGGTGATACCGTAGGCTCTTATATCGGAAAGAACTCGAATTTCAGCGGCAAAGGCTTTGCCCATATGGAATTTGAGACACTGGTTATGACAGACGCGGATTATCAGGACTGGGTAAAAGAAGTGAAGGAAACAGCGCCTGCGCTTACTGAGGATGAATTCAAAGGCCTGCTGGCTGCCGAGCATCTCGGCCGCAAGACTTACTCCTCTACCCATCTGGAATTCAGCCCGCCTCCAGGCGATCACAGCGAGCATATGAGCGGTCACGGCACGGAAACGGATATGCACAACGGCGGTGAAGAGCACGAGGATAACAAGGAAATTCATCCTTCCCCTGCACCTTCCAGCCAGACGGAGTTCGACAGCAATCCTGCCCCTGAGGTAGAAGAGCCGCTGCCTAGCTCGCCTGTCGAAGAGCATACTCACGAGTAA
- a CDS encoding methyl-accepting chemotaxis protein, with product MRNLRVEFKMAVLVAVAVILVIGVGMTGILFTDKLADRSQETYSQNLMPIYLVTEIRANNRAIESFLLEDLLASSADQSEMLAEQIQDRIERNNEVMEELKAVDFTNAAVSNGVSEYLSLLEDYRTQRDNIIQLAGRNLSEEGYQVFSGGAFSELRARMVSLLDDASAALIEDAEAHNELTLDNARTSRTVSSILITAAWVLCIAISVVISRLITKPLKELQALMNRAEEGDLTVTAAYTSRDEIGQINQSFNSMLASLKRMMQGISESAEMLSASSEEMSASAEQTARASHLIAEASGDIAAGFEAQANSINRTTASVQTMAEDIAAVERSSMDMAELMDAAAASTEHGAEAVDSIITRMGEINSSVAATQNVVSNLGSLSEEINTIITTINAIATQTNLLSLNASIEAARAGEHGRGFAVVAEEIRKLAEATGQSSLQVTEIITDIQQQTGSAVDSMTAGSELVALGVAQSEAVSLAFADIQSAIRSAVRQTEQIRNAVEHVSGESQSVTEAMEQVSEASRKGAEDVQDTSAASEEQLSAMGEMSTSAQYLATLAEDLQKELGRFKL from the coding sequence ATGAGGAATTTAAGAGTTGAATTTAAAATGGCAGTTCTGGTAGCCGTAGCTGTAATTCTGGTGATCGGCGTCGGCATGACCGGGATTCTGTTCACGGATAAGCTGGCTGACCGCTCGCAGGAGACCTACAGCCAGAATCTCATGCCCATTTATCTGGTAACGGAAATACGCGCCAATAACCGGGCGATTGAATCCTTTCTTCTGGAGGACCTGCTGGCAAGTTCGGCTGACCAAAGTGAGATGCTTGCTGAGCAGATTCAGGACCGGATTGAGCGGAACAATGAAGTGATGGAAGAGCTGAAAGCCGTTGACTTCACCAATGCTGCAGTCAGCAACGGAGTCAGTGAATATCTGTCGCTGCTTGAGGATTACCGGACACAGCGGGACAATATCATCCAGCTGGCAGGCAGGAACCTGAGCGAAGAAGGCTATCAGGTTTTTTCAGGCGGCGCCTTTAGTGAATTGCGGGCAAGAATGGTCAGCCTGCTGGATGATGCTTCGGCTGCACTGATAGAAGATGCTGAAGCACATAATGAATTGACGCTGGATAATGCCAGAACCTCACGTACCGTCAGCTCAATTCTAATCACTGCCGCATGGGTATTGTGCATTGCCATCAGCGTTGTAATTTCCCGGCTGATTACGAAGCCGTTGAAGGAGCTTCAGGCGCTGATGAACCGGGCGGAAGAAGGGGATCTGACGGTAACGGCTGCCTATACCTCCAGAGACGAGATCGGCCAGATTAACCAGTCCTTCAACTCGATGCTCGCCAGCCTGAAGCGGATGATGCAGGGCATCTCCGAGAGTGCAGAAATGCTGTCTGCTTCTTCCGAGGAGATGAGTGCCAGTGCAGAGCAGACTGCACGCGCTTCGCATCTGATTGCAGAGGCCTCCGGCGATATTGCTGCCGGCTTTGAGGCTCAGGCGAACAGTATTAACCGCACTACGGCATCCGTACAGACGATGGCAGAGGATATTGCGGCAGTTGAGCGCAGCAGCATGGATATGGCTGAGCTGATGGACGCTGCTGCCGCTTCGACTGAGCACGGTGCTGAGGCGGTAGACAGCATAATTACCCGGATGGGTGAAATTAACTCGAGTGTGGCCGCTACTCAGAATGTTGTCAGCAACCTGGGCAGCCTCTCTGAGGAGATTAACACGATCATTACTACAATCAATGCAATTGCTACCCAGACTAACCTGCTCTCGCTTAATGCATCCATTGAAGCTGCCAGAGCAGGGGAGCACGGCCGCGGCTTTGCCGTTGTGGCTGAAGAGATCCGCAAGCTGGCTGAAGCGACAGGCCAGAGCTCCCTGCAGGTTACAGAGATTATTACAGATATCCAGCAGCAGACGGGCAGTGCTGTCGATTCGATGACAGCCGGGTCTGAGCTTGTAGCGCTGGGTGTAGCGCAGAGTGAAGCGGTTTCTCTGGCTTTTGCCGATATTCAGTCGGCGATCCGTTCGGCTGTCCGGCAGACCGAGCAGATCAGAAACGCGGTTGAGCATGTCTCCGGAGAATCCCAGTCGGTGACAGAGGCGATGGAGCAGGTGAGTGAGGCTTCCCGGAAAGGCGCGGAGGATGTTCAGGATACCAGCGCCGCAAGTGAAGAGCAGCTGTCAGCAATGGGTGAGATGTCCACGTCTGCCCAGTACCTTGCTACACTGGCTGAGGACCTGCAGAAGGAGCTTGGAAGGTTCAAGCTATAG
- a CDS encoding GntR family transcriptional regulator, whose product MFELDVRSRKPIYEQLTDKVKEMIMHGILQADEQLPSVRTLSSQLTVNPNTIQKSYRELEREGFIYSLPGKGSFVAPLAQERSESQRTELRGQLLRLMAEAVYLGFTESEISALYRQVLEQREGEKHD is encoded by the coding sequence ATGTTCGAACTGGATGTCCGCAGCCGCAAGCCGATTTACGAGCAGCTGACTGACAAGGTGAAAGAAATGATTATGCACGGCATCCTGCAGGCGGACGAACAGCTTCCATCGGTCAGAACATTGTCCTCACAGCTCACAGTCAATCCCAATACGATACAGAAGTCTTACCGGGAGCTGGAGCGTGAAGGCTTTATTTATTCCCTGCCCGGAAAGGGGAGCTTTGTAGCGCCGCTGGCACAGGAACGCAGTGAGAGCCAGCGTACGGAGCTGCGCGGTCAGCTGCTGCGGCTGATGGCTGAGGCGGTCTATCTCGGCTTCACCGAGAGTGAGATCAGCGCATTATACCGGCAGGTTCTGGAACAAAGAGAGGGGGAGAAGCATGATTGA
- the qoxB gene encoding cytochrome aa3 quinol oxidase subunit I has protein sequence MDLEKFKVHGEPLIYGAMISIALATIGILVGLTYFKKWGYLWREWLTTVDHKKIGVMYILAALLMLFRGGVDAMMMRLQTAAPEMKFLDAQHYNEVFTTHGLIMILFMAMPFIIGLMNVIIPLQIGARDVAFPRLNAVSFWLFFFGAMLLNISFVIGGSPDAGWSAYFPLASLEFSPTVGNNYYSLALQISGIGTLITGVNFIVTILKMRAPGMTLMKMPMFTWSVLITNVIIVFAFPVLTVALALMMFDRLFGSQFFTMANGGMDMLWANLFWVWGHPEVYIVILPAFGIYSEIIATFSKKNLYGYTSMVFSMVIISLLSFLVWAHHFYTMGQGVMVNSFFSITTMAIAVPTGVKIFNWLFTLRKGRITFTTPMLYTLAFIPIFTIGGVTGVMLAMASADYQYHNTMFLVAHFHYVLIPGAVFAVIAGFHYWFPKVFGFRLNERLGKHAFWWIIISFNVTFFPLFFLGLMGMTRRMYTYSEETGFGPLNMLSFAGAVGLAIGFLLLVYNIYWSTRYMPRDTTSDPWDGRTLEWATPSPIPAYNFAIVPKVKSLDPFWESKQKNVPLFEDKITKIHLPNNTGKPFILGVIFFFLGFFLVFSMWIPAIVAGVGVIVMLAAMSFDQDHGFYVSAEEVIATEKKLRGETV, from the coding sequence ATGGATTTAGAGAAATTTAAGGTTCACGGCGAACCCTTGATTTATGGAGCCATGATCAGCATCGCACTTGCCACCATCGGGATTCTCGTCGGGTTGACCTACTTTAAGAAGTGGGGCTATCTCTGGCGTGAATGGCTTACCACTGTGGACCACAAGAAAATCGGGGTTATGTATATCCTTGCTGCCCTCCTGATGCTCTTCCGCGGTGGCGTCGACGCCATGATGATGCGACTGCAGACTGCAGCGCCTGAAATGAAATTCCTTGATGCACAGCACTACAATGAGGTCTTTACCACCCACGGTCTGATCATGATCCTCTTCATGGCCATGCCGTTTATCATCGGTCTGATGAATGTCATCATACCGCTGCAGATTGGCGCAAGAGACGTTGCCTTCCCGCGTCTTAACGCCGTCAGCTTCTGGCTCTTCTTTTTCGGGGCCATGCTGCTTAACATCTCCTTCGTCATCGGCGGTTCACCGGATGCAGGCTGGTCCGCTTACTTCCCGCTGGCGAGTCTGGAGTTCAGCCCGACCGTAGGTAACAACTACTACTCTCTGGCCTTGCAGATTTCCGGTATCGGTACGCTCATTACAGGGGTTAACTTCATTGTTACCATCCTCAAAATGCGCGCTCCGGGCATGACCCTGATGAAGATGCCGATGTTCACCTGGTCTGTCCTTATCACAAACGTTATTATCGTCTTCGCCTTCCCTGTGCTCACCGTAGCACTGGCACTGATGATGTTCGACCGCCTGTTCGGTTCACAGTTCTTCACGATGGCCAACGGCGGGATGGATATGCTCTGGGCCAACCTTTTCTGGGTATGGGGACATCCCGAAGTATACATTGTTATATTGCCGGCCTTCGGTATATACAGTGAAATTATCGCCACCTTCTCCAAAAAGAACCTGTACGGATATACCTCCATGGTATTCAGTATGGTTATTATCTCCCTCCTGTCCTTCCTGGTATGGGCGCACCATTTCTACACCATGGGTCAGGGCGTAATGGTCAACAGCTTCTTCTCCATCACCACGATGGCGATTGCTGTACCGACAGGGGTCAAGATATTCAACTGGCTGTTCACCCTGCGAAAGGGACGAATAACCTTTACTACACCGATGCTGTACACGCTGGCCTTTATCCCGATCTTTACCATCGGCGGGGTTACCGGCGTCATGCTGGCGATGGCCAGTGCCGATTACCAGTACCATAATACGATGTTCCTGGTAGCGCATTTCCACTATGTCCTGATTCCGGGCGCGGTGTTCGCCGTTATTGCCGGGTTCCACTACTGGTTCCCGAAAGTATTCGGCTTCCGTCTCAATGAGCGTCTGGGCAAGCACGCCTTCTGGTGGATCATTATTTCCTTTAACGTAACCTTCTTCCCGCTGTTCTTCCTCGGTCTGATGGGGATGACCCGCCGTATGTACACCTATTCGGAAGAGACCGGCTTCGGTCCGCTGAACATGCTGTCATTCGCCGGAGCGGTAGGTCTGGCTATCGGCTTCCTGCTGCTGGTGTACAACATCTACTGGAGTACCCGCTACATGCCGAGAGATACAACAAGCGATCCGTGGGATGGACGTACCCTGGAATGGGCTACACCAAGTCCGATCCCGGCTTACAATTTCGCAATTGTGCCTAAGGTTAAATCCCTGGATCCTTTCTGGGAATCCAAACAGAAGAACGTTCCGCTGTTTGAAGACAAAATCACCAAGATTCACTTGCCGAACAATACCGGGAAGCCGTTTATCCTGGGTGTAATCTTCTTCTTCCTGGGCTTCTTCCTCGTATTCAGCATGTGGATTCCGGCTATTGTCGCCGGTGTCGGTGTCATTGTTATGCTGGCAGCGATGTCCTTTGATCAGGACCACGGCTTCTACGTATCAGCCGAAGAAGTTATTGCAACTGAAAAGAAACTGCGGGGTGAGACTGTATGA
- the qoxC gene encoding cytochrome aa3 quinol oxidase subunit III: MKIDASKPLEYSTEENSNKIFGFWVFLGAEIPLFATLFTVYFVMVNRFADGPSGPEIFEIGPLLISTFLLLTSSFTIGLAVHAMRHGYKKAMMFFMAITLLMGLGFIGVEIEEFLTYVHEGATLQTSGFLSSLFVLLGTHGAHVSFGFLWGVGIMIQLWRRGITPATANKTFIFSLFWHFLDVVWIFIFSFVYLKGMM, from the coding sequence ATGAAGATAGATGCGTCGAAGCCGCTGGAATATTCAACAGAAGAGAATAGTAACAAGATCTTCGGCTTCTGGGTTTTCCTCGGAGCTGAAATCCCGCTCTTCGCTACATTGTTCACTGTATACTTCGTAATGGTTAACCGTTTTGCCGACGGACCGAGCGGACCAGAAATCTTTGAAATCGGCCCCTTGCTGATATCAACCTTCCTGCTCCTGACAAGCTCGTTCACAATCGGTCTTGCGGTGCACGCTATGCGCCACGGATACAAGAAAGCCATGATGTTCTTCATGGCGATTACACTGCTGATGGGTCTTGGCTTTATCGGCGTTGAAATTGAGGAGTTCCTCACCTACGTTCATGAAGGGGCCACACTGCAGACCAGCGGGTTCCTGTCCAGTCTGTTCGTATTGCTCGGAACCCACGGTGCCCACGTCAGCTTCGGCTTCCTGTGGGGAGTAGGGATTATGATTCAGTTGTGGCGCCGGGGAATTACCCCTGCTACCGCCAACAAAACATTTATCTTCTCACTGTTCTGGCATTTCTTAGACGTAGTCTGGATCTTCATCTTCAGCTTCGTCTATCTGAAAGGAATGATGTGA